A window of the Methyloprofundus sp. genome harbors these coding sequences:
- a CDS encoding methyl-accepting chemotaxis protein, translating to MLTAPATALMNRLQCSGKMLLISLAFMTPLVITLSLLLNEQLTAIDVAQKEQTGLQYIVPLRQLVQHFPEHRGMTNAYLSGNASFKSKLFAKRQQIAQDIKAIDAVDAQLGISLGASNQWHVIKSTWQRLEAEAFSGQAADVFVKHTELIASVLELISSVSDSSGLTMDPELESFYIAASVVNALPQVVENLGQARGMASGLATRKMVTNQESIKLASLLATIQKNIGALKRSARVITQSNPEVGGKVRLSINDAITMASNYVQYLQQEILQTSPTKVAATQVFSKGTEAIKANFKLLDQLMPELALLIEQREAAMTSKMITLTVVVVLFTLLSLYLFAGFYVSFETAISAIKETSAKLANGDLRPRLALDNQDEFAEVASSFNSMADQFTEVVRQLEFSISKLAANADSLSVTSMQTNNGVQRQQQEVEQVATAMTEMAATVQEVARSASATAVATQSAHQQASSGRAIVSNSVSAISSLSEEILVATSVVKQLEADGESIGSVLDVIKSIAEQTNLLALNAAIEAARAGEQGRGFAVVADEVRTLASRTQDSTTEIQNMIERLQEGTRKAVSVMSESQGRTESTIQETQKESEFLEHITVAVTEIDDMCTQIASASEEQSAVANDISRSVDHINQVTIEAAQSSQQVTESSEGLAHLASDLKALIARFRV from the coding sequence ATGTTGACTGCTCCTGCTACAGCCCTAATGAACCGCCTGCAATGTTCTGGAAAAATGTTGCTTATTTCTTTGGCATTTATGACACCATTAGTGATTACTTTGTCGCTGTTATTAAATGAGCAACTAACCGCGATTGATGTGGCGCAGAAAGAACAAACTGGCTTGCAGTATATTGTGCCGTTGCGGCAATTGGTACAGCACTTTCCAGAACATAGAGGTATGACTAATGCTTATTTGTCAGGGAACGCCTCTTTTAAAAGTAAGTTATTTGCCAAGCGCCAGCAAATTGCCCAGGATATCAAAGCAATTGATGCGGTTGATGCACAACTAGGCATAAGCTTAGGCGCCTCTAACCAGTGGCATGTAATTAAGTCAACTTGGCAACGTTTAGAAGCCGAGGCTTTTTCAGGGCAAGCAGCTGATGTTTTTGTTAAACATACAGAGTTAATAGCGAGCGTATTAGAGCTTATCTCTTCAGTAAGCGATAGTTCAGGTTTAACCATGGATCCGGAATTGGAAAGCTTTTATATTGCGGCCTCAGTTGTGAATGCACTACCACAGGTTGTGGAGAATTTAGGTCAGGCACGAGGTATGGCTTCTGGACTAGCGACTAGAAAAATGGTCACTAATCAAGAAAGTATCAAATTAGCTAGTTTATTGGCAACGATCCAGAAAAATATTGGTGCTTTAAAGAGAAGCGCTAGAGTGATTACCCAAAGTAACCCAGAAGTAGGGGGAAAAGTTCGCTTAAGTATTAATGATGCGATTACGATGGCAAGTAATTATGTGCAGTACTTGCAGCAAGAAATATTACAAACAAGTCCGACTAAGGTGGCTGCAACTCAGGTGTTTAGCAAAGGGACTGAGGCAATTAAGGCCAACTTTAAATTACTTGACCAGTTAATGCCGGAGTTAGCGTTATTAATAGAGCAGCGTGAAGCAGCGATGACCTCAAAAATGATAACTTTAACGGTGGTCGTGGTATTGTTTACCTTATTGTCTTTATATTTATTTGCAGGGTTTTATGTTTCATTTGAAACGGCTATTTCTGCCATTAAAGAAACTTCAGCTAAATTAGCTAATGGTGATTTGCGCCCACGCCTTGCTTTAGATAACCAAGATGAATTTGCCGAAGTCGCTAGTTCTTTTAATAGTATGGCCGATCAGTTTACTGAGGTGGTACGTCAATTAGAATTTTCCATCTCTAAGTTGGCAGCTAATGCCGACTCGCTTTCTGTAACAAGTATGCAGACTAATAATGGTGTGCAAAGGCAGCAACAAGAGGTTGAGCAAGTGGCCACCGCGATGACGGAAATGGCTGCTACAGTGCAGGAAGTTGCTCGAAGTGCTTCTGCTACTGCAGTAGCAACTCAAAGTGCGCACCAACAAGCAAGTAGTGGTCGAGCAATAGTCAGTAACTCAGTTTCTGCCATTAGCTCACTTTCTGAGGAAATATTGGTTGCTACCAGTGTGGTAAAACAATTAGAAGCTGATGGGGAAAGTATAGGTTCAGTGCTGGATGTCATTAAAAGTATTGCTGAGCAAACTAACCTATTGGCGCTTAATGCTGCTATTGAAGCGGCAAGAGCGGGCGAGCAAGGGCGTGGTTTTGCGGTAGTTGCAGATGAAGTCAGAACACTTGCCAGTCGTACCCAAGATTCGACCACAGAAATTCAAAATATGATTGAACGTTTGCAAGAGGGAACGCGTAAGGCAGTGAGTGTCATGAGTGAAAGCCAAGGCAGAACCGAGTCAACCATTCAGGAAACGCAAAAGGAAAGTGAGTTTTTAGAGCATATTACTGTTGCTGTCACAGAAATTGATGATATGTGTACCCAAATTGCGAGTGCCTCAGAAGAGCAATCAGCCGTCGCAAATGATATTAGTCGTAGTGTCGATCATATTAATCAGGTGACTATAGAAGCAGCACAAAGTTCGCAACAGGTTACGGAAAGCAGTGAAGGATTGGCGCATTTGGCGAGTGATTTAAAGGCTTTAATTGCTCGGTTTAGAGTTTAA
- a CDS encoding electron transport complex protein RnfG, whose product MISSSPFHAALRVGLFSFVIIGLVTLVFHGTKDKIAANKRNALLQNLQAVLPQASYDNDLANDIIQQDGYTIYRARKAGQPVAAVISTSTTQGYNGDIQLLIAINIKGEVMGVRVLSHQETPGLGDKIELKKSDWILGFQHKSLQHTLLSQWAVQRDGGIFEQFTGATITPRAIVNKVKTTGLFFLQHQQSIFQ is encoded by the coding sequence ATGATAAGCTCATCCCCCTTTCATGCAGCACTAAGAGTCGGCCTATTCTCTTTTGTTATTATTGGTTTAGTCACCCTAGTATTCCACGGCACTAAAGATAAAATTGCTGCCAATAAACGCAATGCTTTATTGCAAAACCTGCAAGCAGTACTCCCACAAGCCAGTTATGATAATGATTTAGCCAATGATATTATCCAACAAGATGGCTACACCATTTATCGCGCCAGAAAAGCAGGGCAGCCTGTCGCCGCAGTCATTAGCACTAGCACGACACAAGGCTACAATGGTGACATTCAATTATTAATCGCTATCAATATCAAGGGTGAGGTAATGGGAGTGCGCGTATTAAGTCATCAAGAAACGCCTGGCTTAGGTGATAAAATTGAACTAAAGAAATCTGACTGGATTTTAGGCTTTCAGCACAAATCGTTACAACACACGCTCTTATCGCAATGGGCGGTACAACGCGATGGCGGTATATTTGAGCAATTTACTGGCGCAACCATAACCCCACGCGCTATTGTTAATAAGGTAAAAACCACTGGGCTATTTTTCCTGCAACACCAACAATCAATTTTTCAATAA
- a CDS encoding electron transport complex protein RnfE produces MANHYSGILTNGLWHSNQALVALLGLCPLLAVSNTVTNSLGLGIATTITLILSNGFISACRQYILPEIRLPLFVLIIAGIVTIIELIMHAWFYELYQSLGIFIPLIVTNCAIIGRAEVFASKNPVLPSLLDGLAMGLGFSAALVLLGACREILSSGTLFSQAKLLFGAIANNWQLTILDDYSGMLLAALPAGAFITLGLLIALKNAIELKKQTQAITTFGSITEQYK; encoded by the coding sequence ATGGCTAATCATTATTCTGGTATTCTGACTAACGGTCTTTGGCATAGTAACCAAGCATTAGTTGCCTTACTGGGTCTCTGTCCATTACTGGCAGTCAGTAATACCGTCACCAATAGCTTAGGCTTAGGTATCGCAACGACCATTACCTTAATATTATCCAATGGCTTCATCTCAGCCTGTCGTCAATATATATTGCCAGAAATCAGGCTACCACTATTCGTATTAATCATTGCTGGCATTGTTACCATAATAGAATTAATCATGCACGCTTGGTTCTATGAACTCTACCAATCCTTAGGTATCTTTATTCCACTGATTGTCACTAACTGCGCCATTATCGGCCGCGCTGAAGTATTTGCTTCCAAAAATCCCGTGTTACCCAGCTTGCTAGATGGTTTAGCGATGGGCTTAGGTTTCAGTGCTGCACTGGTTTTATTAGGTGCTTGCCGTGAAATACTTAGCTCAGGGACATTATTTTCACAAGCTAAATTACTCTTTGGTGCAATCGCCAATAATTGGCAACTCACTATTTTAGATGATTATTCTGGTATGTTATTAGCAGCATTGCCAGCAGGCGCGTTTATTACATTAGGTTTGTTGATTGCCTTAAAAAATGCTATTGAGCTTAAAAAACAAACTCAAGCAATAACTACTTTTGGCAGTATTACTGAGCAATATAAATGA
- a CDS encoding zinc and cadmium transporter — protein sequence MNLLFLIIIFTALGGVLSVLAASLFLLLSEKNQSKILPHGVSFATGALLAVAFWGLIPHAFEEVGSEQIQNLSGAIMLGLLLFFILEKLLIWRHCHSDHCEVHIDIEEHGHSHGHSHQKQSSAGAMVIIGDGIHNFVDGILIGAAFLTDVKLGIVTSLAVAAHEIPQEVGDFAILLHSGYSKKKALIYNVLASLTTVVGGVLAYYSLGDLHDSLPYFLAMASSSFIYIAVADLIPTLHKKTDIKTSLQQIALILAGVVLIVSLHGVAHDIEVDGITTHAHHEHDE from the coding sequence ATGAATTTACTATTTTTAATTATTATTTTTACCGCTTTAGGCGGTGTCCTAAGTGTTTTAGCTGCGTCTTTATTTTTATTATTATCTGAGAAAAATCAAAGCAAAATTTTGCCGCATGGGGTTAGTTTTGCAACAGGTGCATTATTAGCGGTCGCATTTTGGGGCTTGATTCCACATGCATTTGAAGAGGTCGGTTCGGAGCAGATTCAAAATTTGTCTGGCGCGATTATGTTGGGCTTGCTGCTGTTTTTTATTTTAGAAAAACTCTTAATCTGGCGGCATTGTCATTCAGATCATTGTGAAGTGCATATAGATATAGAAGAGCATGGACATAGTCACGGGCATAGTCATCAGAAGCAGAGTTCGGCCGGAGCGATGGTTATTATCGGTGACGGTATTCATAATTTTGTGGATGGTATTTTGATTGGTGCGGCATTTTTGACCGATGTGAAGCTAGGGATTGTGACCAGTTTAGCGGTTGCTGCGCATGAAATACCACAAGAAGTTGGTGATTTTGCAATATTGCTACACAGTGGTTATAGCAAGAAAAAAGCCTTGATTTATAATGTGTTGGCCAGCTTGACTACAGTTGTCGGTGGTGTTTTAGCATATTATAGCTTGGGTGACTTACATGATAGTTTGCCTTATTTTTTAGCGATGGCTTCTTCTAGTTTTATCTATATTGCTGTGGCCGATTTAATTCCAACCTTGCATAAGAAAACCGATATAAAAACTTCCCTGCAACAAATTGCACTTATTTTGGCGGGAGTGGTGTTAATCGTTTCATTACATGGTGTCGCGCATGATATAGAAGTAGATGGTATTACTACACATGCTCACCATGAGCATGATGAATAA
- a CDS encoding polyphenol oxidase, giving the protein MTHWITADWPAPAHIKTATTLRTGGVSTGNFASLNPAQHVGDCAQDVLANRQAIKTMLDLPAEPSWLQQTHSTDVAAAHTMLFEANADASYTNVDNIVCAVMTADCLPILLCDTGGTTVAAIHGGWRGLLNGIIQNTLAKMPTAELLAWLGPAIGSHCFEVGAEVRHAFVNQSEQFASAFTPKSQDKYLADIYKIAHIILNNAGVRHIYGGNYCTVTQQEQFFSYRRDGQTGRMATLIWKQT; this is encoded by the coding sequence ATGACTCATTGGATCACGGCTGATTGGCCTGCCCCTGCGCATATTAAAACGGCAACAACACTTAGAACGGGAGGAGTCAGTACTGGTAACTTTGCTAGTTTAAACCCTGCTCAGCATGTTGGGGATTGTGCGCAGGATGTATTGGCAAATCGACAAGCAATTAAGACTATGCTGGATTTACCGGCCGAACCTAGCTGGTTGCAGCAAACACATAGTACTGATGTTGCTGCTGCGCATACAATGCTTTTCGAAGCGAATGCAGATGCCAGCTATACAAATGTGGATAATATTGTTTGTGCTGTCATGACGGCTGATTGTTTGCCTATATTGTTATGCGATACTGGTGGTACAACAGTCGCTGCGATACATGGTGGGTGGCGTGGCTTATTAAATGGCATCATTCAAAATACTTTAGCCAAGATGCCTACTGCCGAATTATTGGCATGGCTAGGGCCTGCCATTGGGTCACACTGTTTTGAAGTGGGTGCTGAAGTGCGGCATGCCTTTGTTAATCAATCTGAGCAGTTTGCCAGTGCATTTACACCTAAATCACAAGATAAATACTTAGCAGATATTTATAAAATTGCGCATATTATTTTAAATAATGCGGGTGTTCGACATATTTATGGTGGAAATTACTGTACTGTTACTCAGCAAGAGCAGTTTTTTTCTTATCGACGTGATGGTCAAACAGGGCGCATGGCAACACTTATCTGGAAGCAAACATAA
- a CDS encoding outer membrane protein assembly factor BamD, with amino-acid sequence MLSILQRVVASMPSFFNKLIIIFCLSAFLGACSFFKDDKKDKYHDWTVEQFVAASKEAMDDESYKKAIKLLEQLDSRYPFGPHSAQTQLDLTYAYFKNGDAETALASADRFIKTHPRHPNVDYAYYIKALVNFNRDLGFIDRFIPSDKTQRDTVFTQSSYLGFAELIQRFPNSQYVDDAKQRMISLRNAVARHELHIARFNMDREAYVAAANRANYIIENYPTTPAVPYALELQIKAYKILGLQELANDSQRIYTYNYPNGPQVPEADPSNAVVIPFIWNIFAFDR; translated from the coding sequence ATGTTATCAATCTTACAACGTGTCGTTGCTTCCATGCCATCATTTTTCAATAAATTAATCATTATTTTTTGTTTGTCAGCCTTTCTGGGAGCGTGTAGTTTTTTTAAAGATGACAAAAAAGATAAATATCACGACTGGACTGTCGAACAATTTGTCGCTGCTAGTAAAGAAGCTATGGATGATGAAAGCTATAAAAAAGCGATCAAATTATTAGAGCAACTGGATTCACGTTACCCTTTTGGGCCGCATTCGGCGCAAACTCAACTCGACCTGACTTATGCTTATTTTAAAAATGGGGATGCAGAAACTGCACTCGCATCCGCTGACCGCTTTATAAAAACACACCCACGTCATCCCAATGTTGACTATGCCTACTATATAAAAGCTTTAGTTAATTTTAACCGCGACCTTGGCTTTATCGACCGTTTTATTCCGTCAGATAAAACTCAACGTGATACCGTGTTTACCCAATCATCTTATTTAGGCTTTGCCGAGCTTATTCAGCGCTTTCCCAATAGCCAATATGTAGATGATGCAAAACAACGCATGATATCGTTACGCAATGCAGTTGCACGCCATGAATTACATATTGCCCGCTTTAATATGGATAGAGAAGCCTATGTTGCAGCAGCAAACCGAGCTAACTATATTATAGAGAACTACCCAACAACACCTGCGGTTCCTTATGCCTTAGAATTGCAAATCAAAGCGTATAAGATATTAGGCTTGCAAGAATTAGCCAACGACAGCCAACGCATCTATACCTACAACTACCCAAATGGTCCACAAGTGCCAGAAGCCGATCCTAGTAATGCCGTGGTAATACCTTTTATTTGGAATATATTTGCTTTTGATAGATAG
- a CDS encoding endonuclease III, with translation MNKEKRLTIFARLAEAIPEPVTELQYNSTFELLIAVVLSAQSTDKGVNKATAILFPIANTPQAIFDLGEAGLKSYIKTIGLYNTKGSNIIKLCRKLLDDFQGEVPQTRVELESLAGVGRKTANVILNTAFGQPVMAVDTHIFRVSNRTKIAPGKDVLIVETKLDKHVPKQYKLDAHHLLILHGRYTCIARKPKCSSCVIEDLCEFKEKVYA, from the coding sequence ATGAATAAAGAAAAACGCCTAACAATATTCGCTCGCCTAGCTGAAGCAATACCTGAACCCGTGACCGAGCTACAATATAACAGCACTTTTGAACTACTCATTGCGGTGGTTTTATCGGCGCAATCTACTGATAAAGGCGTTAACAAAGCAACTGCAATATTATTCCCCATTGCCAATACCCCACAAGCTATTTTTGACTTAGGTGAAGCAGGTCTAAAAAGCTATATCAAAACCATTGGACTATACAATACTAAAGGCTCTAATATTATTAAGTTATGCCGTAAATTATTAGATGACTTTCAAGGTGAGGTTCCGCAAACAAGAGTAGAACTAGAATCTTTAGCGGGCGTTGGCCGAAAAACAGCAAATGTTATCTTAAATACTGCCTTTGGCCAGCCAGTCATGGCTGTAGATACCCATATTTTTCGGGTATCTAATCGCACGAAAATCGCCCCTGGTAAAGATGTACTTATTGTAGAAACAAAGCTAGACAAGCATGTGCCAAAACAATATAAGCTTGATGCACATCACTTATTGATTTTACATGGGCGCTATACCTGTATCGCTCGCAAACCCAAGTGCTCAAGTTGTGTGATTGAAGACTTATGTGAATTTAAAGAAAAAGTTTATGCTTAA
- a CDS encoding voltage-gated potassium channel yields the protein MRKLKMHTFPLLQHIFFQKNNRFLVLVISLVLFFTCYPITENSTAAKLVMNLFFMLIVLSAVYAISDNLKPLLINFSLALLIIALRWIHYFYEVEVWVILELCTNILFWAYTSVYILKFILKHSIISSELIFAGIAVYFILGLAWASIYQLIEISHPHSFLIATLKTDSQNLSFHMWYFSMVTLTTLGYGDISPVTMSARVFVVLEAILGQFYLAILIASLVGRSIAQRSS from the coding sequence ATGAGAAAACTCAAAATGCACACTTTCCCGTTACTGCAGCATATCTTTTTCCAAAAGAATAACCGTTTTCTGGTGCTAGTCATTTCATTAGTACTGTTCTTTACATGCTACCCAATAACTGAAAATAGTACCGCAGCTAAATTAGTTATGAACCTGTTTTTCATGCTCATTGTACTTTCTGCCGTTTATGCAATCTCTGATAACCTGAAACCACTACTGATTAACTTTAGCTTAGCCTTGCTAATTATAGCCTTGCGCTGGATACATTATTTCTATGAAGTAGAAGTATGGGTCATATTGGAGCTATGCACCAACATTCTCTTTTGGGCGTATACCTCAGTGTATATACTAAAATTTATTCTCAAACATAGTATTATCTCCTCCGAGCTCATTTTTGCTGGAATAGCTGTCTACTTTATTTTAGGTTTAGCTTGGGCTTCTATTTATCAATTAATAGAAATTAGTCATCCACACTCATTCTTAATTGCTACTCTGAAAACAGATAGCCAAAACTTATCTTTTCACATGTGGTATTTCAGCATGGTGACTTTAACCACCTTGGGCTATGGTGATATATCGCCAGTCACCATGTCAGCTCGAGTTTTTGTAGTGCTTGAAGCCATTTTAGGGCAGTTCTATCTTGCAATATTAATTGCAAGCTTAGTTGGCAGAAGTATCGCCCAAAGGAGTAGTTAA
- a CDS encoding threonine dehydratase, with the protein MTQKYIEKILRAKVYDVATESPLDYAPALSERYHNQVFLKREDLQSVFSFKLRGAYNKIAFLSDAAKQHGVIAASAGNHAQGVALSAKRLGIKALIVMPKTTPEIKVKSVRALEAKVVLFGEAFDDAYLHAKEIAKEKKMTFVHPYDDPDVIAGQGTVAMEILRQKTDAIEAIFVPVGGGGLIAGIAVYTKFVRPDIKIIGVEPNDSNCLQQALNANKRVTLKQVGLFADGVAVKQIGKEPFRLARSLVDEVITVNTDEICAAIKDIFDDTRSVSEPAGALAVAGLKKYVEREGVTGKALVAIESGANINFDRLRYVAERAQVGEHREILLAVTIPEQPGSFLNFCKLLGKRSITEFNYRYFNNRSAQIFAGISSSGAEEDKATILAQLQEHGFAVTDMTQNELAKEHIRYMVGGHAPCELNEVLYSLQFPERPGALLRFLTSLGSQWNISLFHYRNHGAAFGKVLIGVQIAESEKVALQLCFDALGFLYTEETKNPAYQLFSGGSAQ; encoded by the coding sequence ATGACTCAAAAATACATCGAAAAAATCTTACGTGCCAAAGTTTATGATGTGGCCACTGAAAGCCCATTGGATTATGCGCCTGCTTTATCAGAACGTTATCATAACCAGGTTTTCTTAAAGCGTGAAGACTTGCAAAGTGTCTTCTCTTTTAAATTAAGGGGCGCGTATAACAAAATTGCTTTTTTAAGTGATGCAGCCAAACAACATGGTGTTATTGCTGCTTCAGCAGGTAATCATGCGCAAGGCGTGGCTTTATCAGCAAAGAGACTGGGTATCAAGGCACTTATTGTGATGCCGAAAACCACACCTGAGATTAAAGTAAAGTCAGTGCGCGCTTTAGAGGCCAAAGTTGTATTATTTGGTGAAGCCTTTGATGATGCCTATCTGCACGCAAAAGAGATTGCTAAAGAAAAAAAGATGACCTTTGTGCATCCTTATGATGATCCTGATGTTATTGCCGGGCAAGGCACGGTCGCCATGGAAATATTGCGGCAGAAGACGGATGCGATTGAGGCTATTTTTGTGCCTGTTGGTGGTGGAGGCTTGATTGCGGGCATTGCGGTATATACTAAATTTGTACGTCCTGATATTAAAATCATTGGGGTTGAACCGAATGATTCCAATTGTTTGCAACAGGCCTTGAACGCTAATAAGCGTGTTACTTTAAAACAGGTAGGCTTATTTGCTGATGGAGTAGCCGTTAAGCAAATTGGTAAAGAGCCATTTCGTTTGGCGCGTAGCCTTGTTGATGAGGTTATTACTGTTAATACTGATGAAATTTGTGCCGCGATTAAAGATATTTTTGATGATACTCGCTCAGTTTCTGAACCTGCTGGTGCATTGGCAGTTGCCGGTTTAAAAAAATATGTAGAACGTGAAGGAGTAACGGGTAAGGCATTAGTCGCGATTGAAAGTGGTGCCAATATTAATTTTGATCGGTTACGCTATGTTGCCGAGCGTGCGCAAGTTGGAGAGCATCGAGAAATTTTGTTAGCGGTGACTATTCCTGAGCAGCCCGGCAGTTTTCTTAACTTTTGTAAATTATTAGGTAAACGCAGTATTACCGAATTTAATTATCGCTATTTTAATAACCGTTCCGCGCAAATATTTGCAGGGATCAGTAGCAGTGGTGCTGAGGAAGATAAAGCGACAATATTAGCGCAATTGCAAGAACATGGTTTTGCGGTGACCGATATGACCCAGAATGAATTGGCTAAAGAGCATATTCGTTATATGGTAGGGGGGCATGCGCCGTGCGAACTGAATGAAGTGCTTTATAGTTTACAATTTCCTGAACGACCAGGGGCTTTATTGCGCTTTTTAACGTCATTAGGCAGCCAGTGGAATATCAGCTTATTCCATTATCGTAATCATGGCGCTGCCTTTGGTAAGGTATTAATAGGCGTGCAAATAGCCGAGTCTGAGAAGGTTGCATTGCAATTATGCTTTGATGCTTTAGGTTTTTTGTATACGGAAGAAACCAAAAACCCTGCTTATCAGTTGTTTAGTGGTGGCAGTGCACAGTAG
- a CDS encoding electron transport complex protein RnfD, producing MQFSTTSSPFIPASNTVNRVMLQVLLALLPALAVMYWLFGMSILVQLILACTTALLAEAGILYLRKRPIKIHLRDLSATVTAVLLALAIPSIAPWWIIVCGSLFAIIIAKQLYGGLGYNPFNPAMAAYVFLLISFPLQMTAWQTPFNPLPYTEVFKIIFTAQQAFDGLSSATILDYNKTQLSLDNTLTNTGINFSTNTLLWVSIAYLLGGLWLLYRKVISWHIPVAVLCGLCLPASIMYVVDTSHFSSPLVHLFSGASLCGAFFIATDPVSAATSNKGRLVYGLLIGVLIYIIRTWAAYPDAIAFAVLLANLSAPSIDHYLRPKAAHKPL from the coding sequence ATGCAATTCTCCACCACCAGCTCACCATTCATTCCTGCCAGCAACACCGTTAACCGCGTCATGTTGCAAGTATTACTTGCATTATTGCCGGCATTAGCCGTGATGTACTGGCTATTTGGTATGAGCATATTGGTACAGTTAATACTGGCCTGCACTACCGCACTATTAGCTGAAGCTGGCATTCTATATTTAAGAAAACGTCCCATTAAAATTCATCTGCGTGATTTAAGTGCCACCGTTACTGCAGTATTACTGGCTCTAGCCATTCCCAGTATCGCCCCTTGGTGGATCATCGTCTGCGGCAGCTTATTTGCCATTATTATTGCTAAACAACTTTATGGCGGCTTAGGCTACAACCCTTTTAATCCTGCTATGGCTGCCTATGTATTTTTGCTGATTTCCTTCCCGTTACAAATGACCGCATGGCAAACTCCCTTTAACCCACTGCCTTATACCGAGGTATTTAAAATTATTTTTACTGCACAGCAAGCCTTTGACGGCCTTAGCAGTGCCACTATTTTAGACTACAATAAAACCCAACTCAGCTTAGATAATACACTCACTAACACAGGTATCAATTTCAGCACTAATACATTGCTATGGGTATCTATCGCTTATTTATTAGGTGGTCTCTGGTTGTTATACCGCAAAGTCATCAGCTGGCACATTCCCGTTGCAGTGCTTTGCGGGCTTTGTCTACCAGCAAGCATCATGTATGTTGTAGATACCAGCCACTTTAGTTCACCATTAGTGCATCTATTCTCAGGTGCTAGTTTGTGTGGTGCTTTTTTTATTGCTACCGATCCTGTTAGTGCTGCCACCAGCAATAAAGGACGACTTGTTTATGGACTCCTGATTGGGGTGTTAATTTATATTATCCGCACTTGGGCCGCCTACCCTGACGCAATTGCCTTTGCAGTATTATTAGCCAACCTGAGCGCGCCTAGCATTGATCATTACCTACGTCCAAAAGCAGCACATAAGCCCTTATGA
- a CDS encoding 23S rRNA pseudouridine1911/1915/1917 synthase → MAILIAEVPIELAGKRLDQVLVELFPDYSRNKLQTWIKAERVTVDGRQLKAKDRLEGAEHLELDAEAEEVTAYLAEDIPLDIIYEDDDILIVNKPAGLVVHPGAGNWTGTLQNGLLFYLPDAATVPRSGIVHRIDKDTSGLLMVAKTLAAHHSLVEQLQARTIHREYLAITIGRMTGGGTLDEPIGRHPTDRKKYAVRDAGKPAITHYRVLERFLRNTLIQVKLETGRTHQIRVHMAHLRMPLVGDPMYSGRFQMPKDCGQELETVLRSFKRQALHAEKLGLIHPRTGEYMEWELPVPEDMQQLLVALRANDSLDHG, encoded by the coding sequence ATGGCCATATTAATAGCCGAAGTACCTATAGAATTAGCAGGTAAACGCTTGGATCAAGTCTTGGTGGAATTGTTCCCGGACTATTCCAGAAATAAATTACAAACATGGATAAAGGCTGAGCGTGTCACCGTTGATGGACGACAATTAAAAGCTAAAGATCGTTTGGAAGGTGCGGAGCATCTGGAATTAGATGCAGAAGCTGAAGAAGTCACCGCGTACCTTGCTGAAGATATTCCGTTAGATATTATCTATGAAGATGACGATATCTTAATTGTTAACAAACCCGCAGGTCTAGTTGTGCACCCAGGTGCGGGCAACTGGACTGGCACTTTGCAAAACGGGTTATTATTTTATTTGCCTGATGCGGCAACTGTGCCACGTTCCGGCATCGTACATCGTATTGATAAAGATACCAGCGGCTTATTAATGGTTGCAAAAACTTTAGCTGCGCATCATAGCTTGGTAGAGCAATTACAAGCCCGCACTATTCATCGTGAATATCTGGCCATTACTATTGGACGTATGACAGGTGGCGGTACTTTAGATGAACCCATTGGGCGGCACCCGACAGACCGTAAAAAGTATGCAGTGCGTGATGCCGGCAAACCAGCAATTACCCATTATCGAGTCTTGGAACGTTTTTTACGTAATACTTTAATACAAGTAAAGCTAGAAACAGGACGTACCCACCAAATTCGCGTACATATGGCGCACCTAAGAATGCCGCTTGTGGGTGACCCCATGTATAGTGGTCGCTTTCAAATGCCGAAAGATTGCGGGCAAGAGTTAGAAACGGTATTGCGTAGCTTTAAACGCCAAGCCCTGCATGCGGAAAAGTTAGGCTTAATTCATCCACGTACGGGTGAATATATGGAGTGGGAGCTACCCGTTCCTGAAGATATGCAACAATTATTAGTAGCCTTGCGTGCAAATGACTCATTGGATCACGGCTGA